A section of the Phoenix dactylifera cultivar Barhee BC4 unplaced genomic scaffold, palm_55x_up_171113_PBpolish2nd_filt_p 000153F, whole genome shotgun sequence genome encodes:
- the LOC120103749 gene encoding uncharacterized protein LOC120103749: MARRVRTRLPARHIPRSFSQQHIILRALHRGHINQAITSHRSHLQFPPIRRSRWSRSLHGAPPVRSLHGAPRVRSLHRAPRARSLHRAPPVHSLRSHLQLPSLQARSRPLSASRAAPIRSPHHHLQVMELERHGYSNMLELGPSANYLWSQETSLLETKAMEVDEEVRTLKEELEAIQQEHAELRQKQRELVAQLSVLLETIRAIKSQASEATKCDDICFQPNPSLRSHLQVMGPERRGNVHMLELSVSPSEVLSQPTSFVEVIRKFSEQIEEVRTLKEKAQAVRLSNAKLRQKHVELESLAKAIQSQLLKEYICHDTCSPPSHTKQVLLPIENSTDQEGLHMQQIGSSSSSQIVPQNQIADISHDAGTPAI; encoded by the exons ATGGCACGCAGAGTTCGGACTAGGTTGCCGGCACGTCACATTCCTCGTAGCTTCAGCCAGCAGCACATAATCCTTCGTGCCCTTCATCGGGGCCATATTAACCAAGCCATAACCAGCCACCGCAGCCACTTGCAG TTCCCTCCAATCCGACGTAGCCGTTGGTCTCGCAGCCTCCACGGAGCTCCACCTGTTCGCAGCCTCCACGGAGCTCCACGTGTTCGCAGCCTCCACCGAGCTCCACGTGCTCGTAGCCTCCACCGAGCTCCACCTGTTCACAGCCTCCGGAGCCACTTGCAG CTCCCTTCACTCCAAGCAAGAAGCAGGCCCCTCAGTGCCTCTCGAGCTGCACCAATCCGCAGCCCTCATCACCACCTGCAG GTTATGGAATTGGAGAGACATGGGTACAGCAACATGTTAGAGCTGGGTCCCTCTGCTAATTATCTCTGGAGCCAAGAAACTAGCCTTCTTGAGACCAAGGCCATGGAGGTTGATGAGGAGGTTCGCACCTTGAAGGAAGAACTAGAGGCCATCCAACAAGAGCACGCTGAGTTGCGACAGAAACAGAGGGAGCTAGTAGCCCAACTGTCTGTTCTTCTGGAGACTATACGAGCCATTAAGAGCCAGGCCTCTGAGGCGACCAAGTGTGATGACATATGTTTCCAGCCAAATCCAAGCCTTCGTAGCCACCTGCAG GTTATGGGACCTGAGAGGCGTGGGAATGTCCACATGCTAGAACTGAGTGTCTCACCTAGTGAAGTTTTGAGCCAACCAACTAGCTTTGTAGAGGTCATCCGGAAGTTCTCAGAGCAAATTGAGGAGGTTCGCACCTTAAAGGAAAAGGCACAGGCTGTTCGACTGTCAAATGCCAAGTTGCGACAAAAACATGTGGAACTAGAATCCCTTGCGAAAGCTATACAGAGTcagctcctaaaggagtacatATGTCATGATACATGTTCGCCACCATCTCATACAAAACAGGTGCTTTTG CCAATCGAGAACTCCACTGATCAGGAGGGTCTGCATATGCAACAAATTGGCTCGTCATCCTCAAGCCAGATTGTTCCACAAAATCAG ATTGCAGACATTTCACATGATGCTGGGACTCCTGCTATATAA